In Balaenoptera acutorostrata chromosome 19, mBalAcu1.1, whole genome shotgun sequence, the following proteins share a genomic window:
- the LOC103016245 gene encoding LOW QUALITY PROTEIN: tubby-related protein 3-like (The sequence of the model RefSeq protein was modified relative to this genomic sequence to represent the inferred CDS: substituted 1 base at 1 genomic stop codon) encodes MEVSRRRPGPRGDSAFEDESMKLRQLKLDNQRALLEKKQRKKRPEPLVAQPNPEARPRGSKPRGSEGHAPPVEPHAPPSGVILHGSDGPAAFLKPDAQDVETRLHVLSVGSSATEEDTEGSADGDRTWDPASKPDLQEILQKHGISGSLNFDEEESDGEEGEGKKLRSHSSYSEAERPSSASSQKPTTDTGASGTAAQGTDNQLGETENLEGFAYSPAPRGVTAKCRITWDKKGMDRGLFPTYYMQGRKSEGRKRKKSKTSYYLISTDTTDLSREGESYIGKLRSNLMGTKFTVXDHGVSPAKAQGLVEKACMRQELAAVCYVSTGLGWEGPRR; translated from the exons ATGGAGGTGTCGCGCCGCCGCCCGGGGCCCCGCGGGGACAGTGCCTTTGAGGATGAGAGCATGAAGCTCCGGCAGCTGAAACTGGATAATCAGAGAGCGCTGCTggagaagaagcagaggaagaagcGCCCGGAGCCACTCGTGGCGCAGCCGAACCCGGAAGCCCGGCCACGTGGGTCAAAGCCGAGGGGAAGCGAGGGGCACGCTCCGCCGGTGGAACCTCACGCCCCGCCCAGCGGTGTCATCCTGCATGGCAGTGACGGTCCCGCTGCCTTCCTGAAGCCAGATGCTCAAGACGTGGAAACCAGACTTCACGTTCTCTCAGTAGGATCTTCTGCCACAGAGGAGGATACTGAAGGAAGTGCTGATGGAGATAGAACTTGGGACCCTGCTTCCAAGCCAGATCTTCAGGAGATTCTCCAGAAACATGGTATCTCAGGGAGTTTGAACTTTGATGAGGAGGAGAGtgatggggaggaaggagaagggaaaaaactAAGATCTCATTCGTCATATTCAGAGGCAGAGAGACCCAGTTCTGCATCCAGCCAGAAGCCAACCACAGATACAGGAGCTTCTGGAACTGCAGCCCAGGGCACTGATAACCagctgggagaaacagagaattTAGAGGGCTTCGCATACAGTCCTGCCCCTCGAGGTGTCACAGCGAAGTGTCGGATAACTTGGGATAAAAAAGGAATGGATCGGGGGCTTTTCCCCACCTACTATATGCAAGGACGAAAATCGGAAGGTAGAAAGCGGAAAAAGAGCAAAACATCCTACTACCTTATCTCCACTGATACAACAGATTTATCTCGTGAAGGGGAAAGTTATATTGGCAAACTCAGGTCCAACCTGATGGGGACCAAGTTTACAGTTTAGGACCATGGCGTCAGCCCGGCCAAGGCCCAGGGTCTGGTAGAAAAGGCCTGCATGCGGCAGGAGCTGGCCGCCGTCTGCTACGTGAGT ACAGGTCTGGGATGGGAAGGACCCAGACGCTGA